Proteins found in one Arthrobacter sp. U41 genomic segment:
- a CDS encoding glycerate kinase: protein MRILIAPDKFKGSLTAAEAAAAIAEGALRVYPDAEAIQFPVADGGEGTLEAAVAAGYEERLNAVVGPILAPVGAAWAIRKDAFGGATAVIETAQASGLAHMDPTPANALRAHSYGCGQLIAAALDAGATEIVLGLGGSAMSDGGSGALRALGLKPLDAAGNVVPLGGGSLAEVAQLDASGLDPRLSAVTFRIAVDVQNPLVGSDGAAHVFGPQKGADEDAVELLDAGLRNWASVLRQATGRDVNVPGAGAAGGFPAAFLAFSGAALEGGFELVAGLTGLASKLAQADLVITGEGSLDSQSLTGKAPIALAHAAQSLGIPVIVVAGRILVTPEDLAEHGVVAAAQLLDVAGSPDDAVANAAKYLAWATSKVLEGA, encoded by the coding sequence ATGCGTATTCTGATCGCCCCGGACAAGTTCAAAGGCTCCCTCACGGCCGCCGAAGCCGCCGCCGCCATCGCCGAGGGGGCCTTGCGCGTCTATCCTGACGCCGAGGCCATCCAGTTTCCGGTGGCCGACGGCGGCGAAGGAACGCTTGAGGCGGCCGTCGCCGCGGGGTATGAGGAGCGCCTGAACGCGGTTGTCGGCCCCATCCTGGCGCCGGTCGGCGCAGCCTGGGCGATCCGGAAGGACGCCTTCGGCGGGGCCACCGCCGTAATTGAAACCGCGCAGGCCTCCGGTTTGGCGCACATGGATCCCACCCCGGCCAACGCCCTGCGGGCGCACAGCTACGGCTGCGGCCAGCTGATCGCGGCCGCCCTCGACGCCGGCGCGACGGAGATCGTGCTGGGCCTGGGCGGCTCGGCAATGAGCGACGGCGGCAGCGGCGCCCTGCGCGCGTTGGGCCTCAAGCCGCTCGACGCCGCAGGCAACGTGGTCCCGCTCGGTGGTGGCTCGCTCGCTGAGGTGGCCCAGCTCGACGCCAGCGGCCTCGATCCGCGGCTCAGCGCCGTGACCTTCCGGATCGCCGTCGACGTGCAGAACCCGCTCGTCGGCAGCGACGGCGCAGCCCACGTGTTCGGCCCGCAGAAAGGCGCCGACGAGGACGCCGTCGAGCTGCTCGACGCCGGACTCCGCAACTGGGCCTCGGTGCTGCGCCAGGCCACCGGACGGGACGTCAATGTTCCCGGCGCCGGAGCGGCCGGCGGTTTCCCCGCCGCCTTCCTGGCCTTCAGCGGTGCAGCCCTGGAAGGCGGCTTCGAACTCGTCGCCGGGCTCACCGGACTCGCCAGCAAACTCGCGCAGGCAGACCTCGTGATCACCGGTGAGGGCTCGCTGGATTCCCAGTCGCTCACCGGCAAGGCGCCGATTGCGCTTGCGCACGCCGCCCAAAGCCTCGGAATCCCGGTGATTGTGGTCGCGGGACGGATCCTGGTCACCCCGGAGGACCTCGCCGAGCACGGTGTGGTGGCCGCGGCGCAACTGCTGGACGTTGCCGGAAGCCCGGACGACGCCGTCGCAAACGCCGCGAAGTACCTCGCCTGGGCGACCAGCAAGGTGCTCGAGGGGGCCTGA
- a CDS encoding DUF6766 family protein, whose translation MTNAASKQRSTQPRKDSGWVKDHGLMLANIGLFLLFFGGMVFSGAAAYSEDQLAHGEPAVTALQYLGTGSFLEATFENWESEFLQMGMYVILTVFLFQKGSSESKPMDRAAPQDEDPRDAALKAATPWPVRRGGWVLKLYEHSLSIMFLLLFVASMTLHAIGGSEEYSSEQQSHGQPPVTVLGYLATSRFWFESFQNWQSEFLAVAVLVGASVYLRERGSPESKPVAEPHYETGA comes from the coding sequence ATGACGAACGCCGCAAGCAAACAACGCAGCACCCAGCCGCGAAAGGACAGCGGGTGGGTCAAGGACCACGGACTCATGCTGGCCAACATCGGCCTGTTCCTTCTGTTCTTCGGCGGCATGGTCTTCAGCGGCGCCGCCGCCTACAGCGAGGACCAATTGGCCCACGGCGAGCCGGCCGTGACAGCCCTGCAGTACCTCGGCACGGGGTCCTTCCTCGAGGCGACATTTGAGAACTGGGAGTCCGAGTTCCTGCAGATGGGCATGTACGTCATCCTGACGGTGTTCCTTTTCCAGAAAGGATCCTCGGAGTCCAAGCCCATGGACCGGGCCGCTCCGCAGGATGAGGATCCCCGGGACGCGGCCCTGAAGGCGGCCACCCCCTGGCCCGTGAGGCGCGGCGGCTGGGTCCTCAAGCTCTATGAACATTCGCTGTCGATCATGTTCCTGCTGCTGTTCGTGGCGTCGATGACACTCCACGCCATCGGCGGGAGCGAGGAATACAGTTCCGAACAGCAAAGCCACGGACAGCCGCCGGTGACCGTCCTCGGGTACCTCGCCACGAGCCGCTTCTGGTTTGAGTCGTTCCAGAACTGGCAAAGCGAGTTCCTGGCAGTCGCCGTCCTGGTCGGCGCTTCGGTGTATCTGAGGGAGAGGGGCTCCCCCGAATCCAAGCCGGTCGCGGAGCCGCACTATGAGACTGGCGCCTGA
- a CDS encoding DUF6328 family protein, with protein sequence MSKLEPESAPQEPSTDQRNETAIEKLDRNWMELLQELRVLQTGVQILAGFLLTLPFQSRFESLDDFQVTLYLANVALAALTTALILLPVSVHRRLFRLHLRAALVASADRIAKAALAGIGLLSVGTSALVFDVAAGRTAGLTAGAMLLAVLLILLVYVPSRLRRQAAERT encoded by the coding sequence GTGTCCAAGCTTGAGCCAGAGTCCGCTCCGCAGGAGCCCTCGACGGACCAGCGGAACGAGACCGCCATCGAAAAACTGGACCGCAACTGGATGGAACTGCTGCAGGAACTGCGGGTGCTGCAGACCGGGGTGCAGATCCTGGCGGGCTTCCTGCTGACCCTGCCGTTCCAGTCGAGGTTCGAATCGCTGGACGACTTCCAGGTCACCCTCTACCTCGCTAACGTGGCGCTGGCCGCCCTCACCACAGCACTGATCCTGCTCCCGGTCAGCGTGCACCGCCGACTGTTCCGCTTGCACCTCAGGGCGGCCCTCGTGGCCAGTGCGGACAGGATCGCAAAGGCTGCCTTGGCGGGCATCGGACTCCTCAGCGTCGGGACCTCCGCGCTGGTCTTCGACGTCGCGGCGGGCCGGACGGCGGGATTGACTGCCGGGGCCATGCTGCTGGCAGTGCTGCTCATCCTGCTCGTTTACGTGCCGAGCCGGCTCCGCCGGCAGGCCGCGGAAAGGACGTAA
- a CDS encoding SDR family oxidoreductase produces the protein MSDSNKQQDQPRDPRDGYYSGSFPEQVQEQPGLTAPMDPQPDHGEESYEGSGALEGKAALITGGDSGIGKAVAIAFAREGADVAISYLPEEEADAQDTAAWIRKTGRKALLIAGDGRSEDFATKIVADTLAEFGRLDVVVLNAAYQKNRDSFESLPTEEFDRVFKTNLYSLLWTARAAVPHLRAGASIITTASIQAFHPSPQLIDYAMTKAAQVAFTKALAQELGPKGIRVNAVAPGPIWTPLIPATEWPEKLPSFGQDTPLQRAGQPAELAPAYVLLASDHGSYISGAVVPVTGGKGL, from the coding sequence ATGAGTGATTCAAACAAGCAGCAGGACCAGCCGCGCGACCCCCGGGACGGTTACTACTCCGGGTCCTTTCCGGAGCAGGTCCAGGAACAACCGGGCCTGACCGCGCCCATGGACCCCCAGCCGGACCATGGCGAGGAGAGCTACGAAGGCAGCGGGGCCCTCGAAGGCAAGGCTGCGCTGATTACGGGCGGAGACTCCGGGATCGGCAAGGCGGTGGCCATCGCTTTCGCCCGGGAGGGGGCCGACGTCGCCATCTCCTACCTGCCGGAAGAGGAAGCCGACGCGCAGGACACAGCCGCCTGGATCCGCAAAACCGGCCGCAAGGCGCTGCTGATCGCCGGCGATGGCCGCAGTGAGGATTTCGCCACCAAAATCGTGGCCGACACGCTCGCCGAGTTCGGCCGCCTGGACGTCGTGGTGCTCAATGCCGCCTACCAGAAGAACCGCGACAGCTTCGAGTCCCTCCCGACTGAGGAGTTCGACCGCGTCTTCAAGACCAACCTTTACTCACTGCTCTGGACCGCACGGGCCGCCGTGCCGCATCTGAGGGCGGGCGCGTCCATCATCACCACCGCGTCGATCCAGGCGTTCCACCCCTCGCCCCAGCTCATCGACTACGCCATGACCAAAGCGGCGCAGGTCGCTTTCACCAAGGCCTTGGCACAGGAGCTCGGCCCGAAGGGAATCCGTGTCAACGCTGTGGCTCCCGGCCCCATCTGGACGCCCCTGATCCCGGCGACCGAGTGGCCGGAGAAGCTGCCGTCCTTCGGCCAGGACACCCCGTTGCAGCGCGCGGGTCAACCGGCGGAACTCGCGCCGGCCTACGTGCTGCTGGCCTCCGATCACGGCTCGTACATCTCCGGTGCCGTGGTTCCCGTTACGGGGGGCAAGGGCCTCTGA
- a CDS encoding HNH endonuclease signature motif containing protein yields the protein MECTDWCAEGRAALAAVAAWTAALDSVPAAGADADPAGPPGADQTGPPGAVQTGPSGAVLTGSSGVDPLWEDPLRDLAGDCLDGLTVMARWEARAAALKVRLAATYLQAADALAPPAVALHDNMGQEMAVTAEIACALTVSEQTAGAFLGDCLALTKTLPLTLAALTAGTISWAHARIMVDETTSLDPAGAAALEAHFLDPAAPNPARGCPAGELVPGRFRAKARTWRERHHRESIEQRHARCAADRRVEFRPDTDGMAWFSAYLPADTAAGIWERTTAAARALQGPDEERTLTQLRADIAATWLLTTGATSNNGTTGAGGEGAVCGDAVGGGVPSPRAQVLITVPVLSLLGAGQEPAMLDGYGPIPPSMARRLITDGAGSFHRVLIDPRDGAPLEIGRTSYRLTKAQRHWLMLRDGRCPFPGCNNHSLDNEADHLLAWADGGTTGITNLGQPCRKHHKLKHNSAWTPAGASKTAPPGWTSPSGRNYPSEQQDWEPPHWPDDWPDSGSESDTGTATGMDLDALMGMDPPPGVDPDLDFDTGLPPDPGPNPEQEQELPADPFPDWYLSTAGQPSPTADTAAPNWPETLNDPLRKAS from the coding sequence ATGGAATGCACGGACTGGTGTGCGGAGGGCAGGGCGGCGCTGGCGGCTGTCGCGGCGTGGACCGCGGCGCTGGATTCCGTCCCCGCGGCCGGCGCTGACGCTGATCCGGCTGGTCCGCCGGGTGCTGATCAGACGGGTCCGCCGGGTGCTGTTCAGACTGGTCCGTCAGGTGCTGTTCTGACGGGTTCGTCAGGGGTCGATCCGTTGTGGGAGGATCCGTTGCGGGATTTGGCGGGTGATTGCCTGGATGGCCTGACCGTCATGGCGCGGTGGGAGGCGCGCGCCGCTGCGTTGAAGGTGCGGCTGGCAGCGACCTATCTGCAGGCCGCCGACGCTCTGGCGCCACCGGCGGTGGCGCTGCACGACAACATGGGCCAGGAGATGGCGGTGACGGCGGAGATCGCGTGTGCCCTGACGGTGAGCGAGCAGACCGCGGGGGCGTTCCTGGGCGACTGCCTGGCGCTGACGAAGACGTTGCCGCTGACCCTCGCGGCGCTGACGGCGGGCACGATTTCCTGGGCGCACGCCCGGATCATGGTGGACGAAACGACCAGCCTGGACCCGGCCGGGGCGGCGGCGCTGGAGGCGCACTTCCTGGACCCGGCCGCCCCGAACCCGGCCCGGGGGTGCCCGGCCGGGGAGCTGGTCCCGGGCAGGTTCCGGGCCAAGGCCCGCACGTGGCGTGAACGCCACCACCGGGAGAGCATCGAACAGCGCCATGCCAGGTGCGCCGCGGACCGGCGGGTCGAGTTCCGCCCGGACACTGACGGGATGGCCTGGTTCTCCGCCTACCTTCCGGCCGATACCGCCGCTGGGATCTGGGAACGGACCACCGCCGCCGCCCGCGCCCTGCAGGGCCCGGACGAGGAACGCACCCTCACCCAGCTCCGCGCCGACATCGCCGCCACCTGGCTCCTCACCACCGGCGCCACCAGTAACAATGGCACCACCGGCGCTGGTGGGGAGGGTGCGGTGTGCGGAGATGCGGTGGGCGGGGGTGTGCCGTCGCCGCGGGCGCAGGTCCTGATCACCGTCCCGGTCCTGTCCCTGCTCGGCGCCGGACAGGAACCGGCGATGCTGGACGGATACGGGCCGATCCCGCCCTCGATGGCCCGCCGCCTGATCACCGACGGCGCCGGGTCCTTCCACCGGGTCCTGATCGACCCCCGCGACGGGGCGCCGCTGGAAATCGGCCGCACCAGCTACCGCCTCACCAAAGCCCAGCGGCACTGGCTGATGCTCCGTGACGGTAGATGCCCGTTCCCGGGGTGCAACAACCACTCCCTGGACAACGAAGCGGACCACCTCCTGGCCTGGGCCGACGGAGGCACCACCGGGATCACCAACCTCGGACAGCCCTGCCGCAAACACCACAAGCTCAAACACAACTCAGCCTGGACACCGGCCGGGGCCAGCAAAACCGCCCCGCCCGGCTGGACCTCCCCCTCTGGGCGAAACTACCCCAGCGAACAGCAGGACTGGGAACCACCCCACTGGCCGGACGACTGGCCGGATTCGGGATCAGAATCAGACACAGGCACGGCCACGGGCATGGACCTGGACGCACTCATGGGCATGGACCCGCCACCGGGCGTGGATCCGGACCTGGACTTCGACACGGGCCTGCCCCCGGACCCCGGCCCGAATCCAGAACAGGAACAGGAACTGCCCGCGGACCCCTTCCCCGACTGGTACCTGTCCACGGCCGGGCAGCCGTCCCCCACCGCGGACACGGCAGCCCCGAACTGGCCAGAGACCCTCAACGACCCCCTCCGGAAAGCCTCCTGA
- a CDS encoding uracil-xanthine permease family protein, with the protein MSMLGTKWKLHGNGKSIRPGEVVKPDERLAWPLTIGVGMQHVVAMFGATFLVPIITGMPPATTLFFSGIGTLLFLVITKGQVPSYLGSSFAFIAPIMASQQQYGVAGALGGVVLAGVGLAIIGAVVQKFDAGWINRLMPPIVTGAIVGLIGLNLAPAAKNNFDAAPVTALITLATIIIVSVFFRGILGRLSILVGVVLGYVVAMIRGEVDFSKVDSAAWVGLPFFQAPEFHLGVVGLFVPVVLVLVAENIGHVKSVAAMTGQNLDGVSGRALMADGAATVLAGMGGGSGTTTYAENIGVMAATKVYSTAAYWVAGVFAVVLSFSPKFGEMIATVPAGVLGGAATMLYGMIGVLGVKIWVQNKVNFSNPINLTTAAVALIVGIADYTWTIGDLKFTGIALGSAAALVIYHGMKAIAKARGTVAEPETEGPVAAATAAVKRAPKKRR; encoded by the coding sequence ATGAGCATGCTCGGTACCAAATGGAAGCTCCACGGCAACGGCAAGTCCATCCGCCCGGGCGAGGTCGTGAAGCCCGATGAGCGCCTTGCCTGGCCGCTGACCATTGGCGTCGGGATGCAGCACGTTGTCGCCATGTTCGGCGCGACCTTCCTGGTCCCGATCATCACGGGCATGCCGCCGGCCACCACGCTGTTCTTCTCCGGCATCGGCACGCTGCTCTTCCTGGTCATCACCAAGGGCCAGGTGCCGAGCTACCTCGGCTCGAGCTTCGCCTTCATCGCGCCGATCATGGCCTCGCAGCAGCAGTACGGCGTCGCCGGCGCGCTCGGCGGCGTGGTGCTGGCCGGCGTCGGGCTGGCCATCATCGGTGCGGTGGTGCAGAAGTTCGACGCTGGCTGGATCAACCGCCTGATGCCGCCCATCGTAACGGGCGCCATCGTGGGACTGATCGGCCTCAACCTCGCGCCCGCAGCGAAGAACAACTTCGACGCAGCCCCGGTCACGGCCCTCATCACCCTGGCCACGATCATCATCGTCAGCGTCTTCTTCCGCGGCATTCTGGGCCGGCTGAGCATCCTCGTCGGCGTCGTACTTGGCTACGTCGTCGCCATGATCCGCGGTGAAGTGGACTTCTCCAAGGTGGACTCCGCCGCTTGGGTGGGACTGCCGTTCTTCCAGGCCCCCGAATTCCACCTCGGCGTCGTGGGCCTGTTCGTGCCGGTGGTGCTGGTGCTGGTGGCCGAGAACATCGGCCACGTGAAATCCGTCGCCGCCATGACCGGGCAGAACCTCGACGGCGTCTCCGGGCGCGCACTGATGGCCGACGGCGCCGCCACCGTGCTTGCCGGCATGGGCGGCGGCTCCGGAACCACAACCTACGCGGAAAACATCGGCGTTATGGCCGCCACGAAGGTCTATTCGACGGCGGCCTACTGGGTGGCCGGTGTCTTCGCCGTGGTTCTGAGCTTCTCCCCGAAGTTCGGCGAGATGATCGCCACCGTCCCGGCCGGCGTGCTGGGCGGCGCCGCGACTATGCTCTACGGCATGATCGGTGTCCTGGGCGTCAAGATCTGGGTGCAGAACAAGGTGAACTTCTCGAACCCGATCAACCTGACCACGGCAGCCGTGGCGCTGATCGTTGGCATCGCCGACTACACGTGGACCATCGGCGACCTGAAGTTCACCGGCATCGCCCTCGGCTCCGCGGCGGCCCTGGTGATCTACCACGGCATGAAGGCGATCGCCAAGGCCCGCGGCACAGTTGCCGAGCCGGAAACGGAAGGGCCCGTGGCCGCCGCCACGGCCGCTGTGAAGCGCGCGCCGAAGAAGCGTCGCTAG
- a CDS encoding malonic semialdehyde reductase: MTIAHDEAVIDASAVDAIFAEARTANTFTGEVTEEQARAIYELTKFGPTAFNSQPLRVTYVRSAEARDALVETLANGNRAKTATAPLVAVLSYDTSWQEQWDNFLPGYNAPKAMYDAAPDLAAATGNNNAHLQAGYFILAVRSLGLAAGPMTGADFTAIDAAFFPDGDQKSFLVVNIGQPAAGAWGEAKPKFAYEDVVRTV; this comes from the coding sequence ATGACTATCGCCCACGACGAAGCAGTAATCGACGCCTCCGCAGTGGACGCCATCTTTGCCGAGGCCCGAACCGCCAACACCTTCACCGGCGAGGTCACCGAAGAGCAGGCCCGGGCCATCTACGAACTCACCAAGTTCGGCCCCACCGCGTTCAACTCGCAGCCGCTGCGCGTGACCTACGTGCGGTCCGCGGAAGCCCGCGATGCCCTGGTCGAAACCCTCGCGAACGGCAACCGAGCCAAAACCGCCACCGCACCGCTCGTCGCCGTCCTCAGCTACGACACTTCCTGGCAGGAGCAGTGGGACAACTTCCTGCCCGGGTACAACGCACCCAAGGCCATGTACGACGCCGCCCCGGACCTCGCCGCCGCGACCGGCAACAACAACGCCCACCTTCAGGCGGGCTACTTTATCCTCGCCGTGCGGTCCCTCGGCCTCGCCGCCGGGCCGATGACGGGCGCTGACTTTACCGCGATTGATGCGGCCTTCTTCCCCGACGGCGACCAGAAGAGCTTCCTCGTGGTCAACATCGGCCAGCCCGCTGCCGGCGCCTGGGGTGAAGCGAAGCCGAAGTTCGCTTACGAGGACGTTGTACGCACCGTCTGA
- a CDS encoding GGDEF domain-containing protein has translation MMLDTATLRVALAVVDLTLLLLFYFITYRRTRSSYSGWWCLALLLFLAGNAAYLMDGTPHQAWANPLGNVLLVAGAASIWAGARSLRTAAPDIWYLSAAPAITAVASALDQPAINVWSGAPAYLGFMGLLIGLGCRELLLLERHFSRVHLTLAAGSGILAAFYLGRLAVFLAEGRDGPVFQSVFGSVTTTLFSAVILVVASLTMAELSYEQQTRDLRARATVDGLTGLLNRTAFLDLAEDELRRLNRGRTTASLILADLDHFKAINDEFGHSAGDTALQAFAEACTATVRSTDLVGRYGGEEFIMLLPGVTAQTAGEIAADISTRLHASSSPVIPRLPTSSYGIASTAPGRVDLDALIASADAALYRAKTLGRDRSVLAVGIEEEPA, from the coding sequence ATGATGCTTGACACCGCAACCCTGCGTGTGGCCCTTGCGGTGGTCGATCTAACCCTGCTGCTGCTCTTCTACTTCATCACTTATCGCCGGACGCGTTCGTCGTACAGCGGCTGGTGGTGTCTGGCTTTGCTGTTGTTCCTGGCCGGCAATGCCGCCTACCTGATGGACGGGACGCCCCACCAGGCGTGGGCCAACCCGCTCGGGAACGTGCTTCTCGTGGCGGGCGCGGCCAGCATCTGGGCGGGGGCGCGGTCCCTGCGGACCGCGGCTCCCGACATCTGGTACCTCTCGGCCGCCCCTGCCATCACAGCCGTTGCGTCGGCGCTGGACCAGCCGGCCATCAACGTGTGGTCCGGTGCGCCCGCCTACCTGGGGTTCATGGGCCTGCTGATCGGCCTCGGCTGCCGGGAACTGCTCCTGCTGGAACGGCATTTTTCCCGCGTGCACCTCACCTTGGCCGCGGGTTCCGGCATCCTGGCCGCGTTCTATCTCGGCCGCTTGGCAGTCTTTCTGGCGGAAGGACGTGACGGCCCGGTGTTCCAGTCCGTCTTCGGCTCGGTGACGACGACGCTCTTTTCGGCCGTGATCCTGGTCGTGGCGTCCTTGACGATGGCCGAGCTGAGCTACGAGCAGCAGACCCGCGACCTCCGGGCGCGCGCGACCGTTGACGGGCTGACCGGGCTGCTGAACCGCACGGCATTCCTGGACCTCGCCGAGGACGAGCTGCGCCGCCTCAACCGGGGCAGGACCACTGCGTCCCTTATCCTGGCGGATCTGGACCATTTCAAGGCCATCAACGACGAGTTTGGCCACTCGGCCGGCGACACCGCTCTGCAGGCCTTCGCGGAGGCGTGCACGGCCACGGTCCGATCCACCGACCTCGTGGGCCGCTATGGCGGGGAGGAATTCATCATGCTCCTGCCGGGAGTGACGGCGCAAACGGCGGGGGAGATCGCCGCCGACATCAGCACCCGGCTGCACGCCTCATCCTCGCCGGTGATCCCGCGCCTGCCCACCTCCAGCTACGGGATCGCGTCGACCGCGCCCGGCCGCGTGGATCTGGACGCGTTGATCGCCTCCGCGGACGCCGCTCTCTACCGCGCCAAGACCTTGGGCAGGGACCGTTCGGTGCTCGCCGTCGGCATCGAGGAAGAGCCGGCCTGA
- the pgm gene encoding phosphoglucomutase (alpha-D-glucose-1,6-bisphosphate-dependent), giving the protein MASRAGTVAQPQDLVDLTALLDAYYDVSPDLGDPGQRVAFGTSGHRGSSLKASFNEPHILAITQAIVEYRAGQGITGPLYLAKDTHALSEPAQNSALEVLAANGVNVLIDARHGYTPTPSLSHAILTHNNNSPAGAPQADGIVVTPSHNPPGDGGFKYNPPHGGPADSDATGWIANRANELLENGLRGVKRVPIAEALNAGTTGKFDFLSSYVDDLPSVLDLNAIREAGVRIGADPMGGASVDYWGEIGERHHLNLTVVNPTVDPQWAFMTLDWDEKIRMDCSSPAAMASLINRMSEGASFDIATGNDADADRHGIVTPFVDGQGGLMNPNHYLAVAIDYLYRHRTGWNPQSVIGKTLVSSSIIDRVAQSLGRKLVEVPVGFKWFVPGLLSGEGAFGGEESAGASFNKKDGSVWTTDKDGILLALLASEITAVTGKSPSQLYKGLTDQFGDPVYARIDAAATREQKAALAKLSSADVTATELAGETILAKLTEAPGNGAAIGGLKVVTENAWFAARPSGTEDVYKIYAESFKGAEHLKQVQAEAKALVDGVIS; this is encoded by the coding sequence ATGGCTAGCCGCGCGGGCACTGTTGCCCAACCCCAAGACCTTGTTGATCTCACTGCGCTCCTGGATGCGTACTATGACGTTTCCCCGGATCTGGGCGACCCAGGCCAACGGGTGGCCTTCGGGACCTCCGGGCACCGGGGCTCAAGCCTGAAGGCCTCCTTCAACGAACCCCACATCCTGGCCATCACCCAGGCGATCGTGGAGTACCGGGCCGGCCAGGGAATCACAGGCCCGCTGTATCTCGCCAAAGACACCCATGCCCTGAGCGAACCGGCGCAAAATTCCGCGCTGGAAGTCCTCGCAGCCAACGGCGTCAACGTGCTGATCGACGCCCGCCACGGCTACACCCCCACTCCGTCGCTGAGCCACGCCATCCTGACGCACAACAACAACTCCCCCGCCGGGGCTCCGCAGGCGGACGGCATCGTCGTGACCCCCAGCCACAACCCGCCCGGCGACGGCGGTTTCAAGTACAACCCCCCGCACGGCGGGCCGGCTGACTCGGACGCCACCGGGTGGATCGCCAACCGCGCCAACGAACTGCTGGAAAACGGCCTGCGCGGTGTTAAGCGGGTTCCCATCGCCGAGGCCCTGAACGCCGGCACCACGGGCAAGTTCGATTTCCTCAGCAGCTACGTTGACGACCTCCCCTCCGTCCTGGATCTCAATGCGATCCGCGAGGCCGGCGTTCGGATCGGCGCGGACCCGATGGGCGGCGCGTCGGTAGATTACTGGGGCGAGATTGGCGAACGCCACCACCTCAACCTCACGGTGGTCAATCCCACCGTCGACCCGCAGTGGGCATTCATGACCCTCGACTGGGACGAGAAGATCCGGATGGACTGCTCGTCGCCGGCGGCGATGGCCTCGCTGATCAACCGGATGTCAGAAGGTGCCAGCTTCGACATCGCCACCGGCAATGACGCCGACGCCGACCGGCACGGCATCGTGACACCGTTTGTCGATGGGCAGGGCGGGCTGATGAACCCGAACCACTACCTCGCCGTCGCGATCGACTACCTCTACCGCCACCGGACCGGTTGGAACCCGCAGTCCGTGATCGGCAAGACCCTCGTGTCCTCCTCGATTATCGACCGCGTCGCCCAAAGCCTGGGACGCAAACTCGTCGAAGTGCCCGTGGGCTTCAAGTGGTTCGTCCCCGGGTTGCTCTCCGGCGAGGGCGCCTTCGGCGGCGAGGAATCCGCCGGCGCTTCCTTCAACAAGAAGGACGGCAGCGTCTGGACCACCGATAAGGACGGGATCCTGCTGGCCTTGCTGGCGTCGGAGATCACGGCGGTCACCGGCAAGTCACCCTCGCAGCTCTATAAGGGCCTCACGGACCAGTTCGGGGACCCGGTCTACGCCCGGATCGACGCCGCCGCCACCCGGGAGCAGAAGGCGGCCCTGGCGAAGCTCTCGTCGGCGGACGTCACCGCGACCGAACTTGCCGGTGAAACCATCCTTGCCAAGCTGACCGAAGCGCCCGGCAACGGGGCGGCGATCGGCGGCCTCAAGGTTGTCACCGAGAACGCCTGGTTCGCGGCCCGCCCCTCGGGCACCGAGGACGTCTACAAGATCTACGCCGAGTCCTTCAAGGGAGCCGAGCACCTCAAGCAGGTCCAGGCCGAGGCAAAGGCGCTGGTGGACGGAGTCATTTCCTAG
- a CDS encoding DUF4190 domain-containing protein, with product MTDQPKPEKDGTPEGYRPPSYIPAQESDVPSPQTPPATVKFDQPGYGQQPYGTPGQSGGHDGQPAPDYNQPTDPYGTPYGAAPQQPFGQQPYGQQSSGQQYGAPVQYGQPGSPFNAYGQPSYYGMPEPKGLSIASMICGIAAFVGLGFFLLPQFAAVILGHMALKREPSGRGMAIAGLVLGYAGIALTVLAIVIIALGLAIGTSGRMYYGA from the coding sequence ATGACTGACCAGCCGAAACCGGAGAAAGACGGGACACCGGAGGGCTACCGGCCGCCGTCGTACATTCCTGCGCAGGAATCCGACGTTCCCTCGCCTCAGACCCCGCCCGCGACCGTGAAGTTCGATCAGCCGGGCTATGGCCAGCAGCCGTACGGAACCCCGGGACAGTCCGGCGGGCACGACGGGCAGCCGGCACCGGACTACAACCAGCCCACGGATCCGTATGGCACGCCTTATGGCGCGGCGCCGCAGCAGCCGTTCGGGCAGCAGCCCTACGGGCAACAGTCCTCCGGTCAGCAGTACGGTGCGCCGGTACAGTATGGCCAGCCTGGCAGCCCGTTCAACGCCTACGGCCAACCGTCCTATTACGGTATGCCTGAACCCAAGGGCCTGAGCATCGCGAGCATGATCTGCGGCATCGCGGCCTTTGTGGGGCTGGGCTTTTTCCTCCTGCCGCAGTTCGCGGCGGTCATCCTCGGGCACATGGCACTCAAGCGCGAGCCGTCGGGCAGGGGCATGGCGATAGCCGGCCTGGTGCTGGGTTACGCGGGGATCGCGCTGACCGTCCTGGCAATCGTGATCATCGCGCTGGGGTTGGCCATCGGCACCTCCGGCCGCATGTACTACGGGGCCTAG